In the Kwoniella shandongensis chromosome 1, complete sequence genome, one interval contains:
- a CDS encoding eukaryotic translation initiation factor 3 subunit D yields the protein MALDFTLPPIHDNADGSWGPSTSTLPAQFKDIPYAPFSKSDKINRIADWHDASQDPSAGGRPARQGYAAGSRRPGREAYGASEGTVFGFVHDEDEKSFSLVDSGARASTRGKTPIRGGRTIRGAAPTRGIRGGRGTGAPRGGFGGRGGRGGGRGGYSDWNKPQRTRDSSVTISPDWEALEEIDFTRLGKLNLNVDEPEDIATYGTVQAYDKAFDRVNTRNEKPLEILDRVRYNTSTSDDPIINQLAEKKAAQIFATDSILAVLMTAPRSVNSWDIIFERRGDQVFLDKRESGPFDYITVNENASDPPIDSDDATNINTAGSLSLEATYINQNFSSQVISPSSKAYTPKPNPFYSPDVETEPLASTLYKYRKFDLSVDEEETFDLIVRTEADAYVGKKDVLVTVKALNEFDPRSQGGAGKPLDWRKNLDTQKGAIVASEMKNNSAKLARWTVQSVLVGAEQMKMGYISRANPRDAQRHVIVGVQSFKPLDFARQMNVSLANGWGIVRTIADLVLKQPEGKYVLVKDPNAPQVKLYKVPDDAFDAGAEEDIEEEQMEE from the exons ATGGCACTCGACTTCACCCTCCCTCCCATCCACGACAACGCTGACGGATCATGGGGTCCCAGCACCAGCACCCTTCCTGCTCAGTTCAAGGA TATCCCTTACGCTCCCTTCTCCAAATCTGACAAAATCAACCGAATCGCCGATTGGCACGACGCTTCCCAGGACCCTTCTGCCGGTGGTCGACCCGCTCGACAAGGCTACGCTGCCggttctcgtcgacctggACGGGAGGCATACGGTGCTTCCGAGGGTACCGTGTTCGGCTTCGTCcacgatgaagacgagaagagcttCTCGTTGGTCGACAGTGGAGCTAGGGCCAGTACTAGAGGAAAGACCCCTATccgaggtggaaggaccATCAGAGGTGCTGCTCCCACACGAGGTATCCGAGGCGGTCGAGGAACAGGTGCGCCCCGTGGCGGCTTTGGCGGACGGGGTGGTCGTGGTggcggacgaggtggttACAGTGACTGGaacaag CCTCAACGAACTCGAGACTCATCGGTCACCATCAGCCCTGACTGGGAAGCATTGGAGGAGATCGACTTCACTCGACTCGGCaagctcaacctcaacgTTGATGAGCCCGAGGACAT TGCTACCTACGGTACCGTGCAAGCCTACGACAAGGCATTTGACCGAGTCAACACCAGGAATGAGAAGCCCCTTGAGATTCTTGACCGTGTCAGGTACAACACTTCCACCAGCGATGACCCCATTATCAACCAA CTCgccgagaagaaggctgccCAGATCTTCGCTACCGACTCTATTCTCGCTGTTCTCATGACCGCCCCTCGATCCGTCAACTCTTGGGACATCATCTTCGAGCGACGAGGCGACCAGGTGTTTCTCGACAAGCGAGAATCTGGACCTTTCGACTACATCACCGTCAACGAAAATGCCAGTGACCCTCCTATCGACTCTGATGACGCTACTAACATCAACACCGCCGgttctctctcccttgaaGCCACCTACATCAACCAGAACTTCTCGTCCCAAGtcatctctcccagctcCAAGGCGTACACTCCTAAACCCAACCCCTTCTACTCCCCCGACGTCGAGACCGAGCCCCTTGCTTCTACCTTGTACAAGTACAGGAAGTTCGATCTCTccgtcgacgaggaagagacttTCGATCTTATTGTCAGAACTGAGGCCGATGCGTACGTtggcaagaaggatgttCTCGTTACTGTCAAGGCCTTGAATGAGTTCGACCCCCGATCGCAGGGTGGTGCGGGCAAGCCTCTGGACTGGAGAAAGAACCTCGACACGCAAAAGGGTGCCATCGTTGCTTCCGAGATGAAGAACAACAGCGCCAAGCTCGCTCGATGGACCGTCCAGTCCGTTCTTGTCGGTGCCgagcagatgaagatggg TTACATCTCTCGAGCCAACCCTCGAGACGCTCAGCGACACGTCATTGTCGGTGTCCAATCTTTCAAGCCATTGGACTTTGCTCGACAGATGAACGTCTCTCTCGCCAACGGTTGGGGTATCGTCCGAACTATCGCCGATCTCGTTCTCAAGCAGCCCGAGGGCAAGTACGTCCTTGTCAAGGACCCCAACGCG CCCCAAGTCAAGTTGTACAAGGTCCCTGATGACGCTTTCGATGCTGGTGCGGAAGAGGACattgaggaggagcagatggAGGAGTAG
- a CDS encoding phosphoribosylformimino-5-aminoimidazole carboxamide ribotide isomerase, whose amino-acid sequence MSSSSSSSRRHSQFRPCIDLHAGVVKQIVGGTLDLTSEGQGGQGPKENFVATNPPSFYANLYKSHSLVGGHIIKLGPGNDEAATEALSTWEGGMQVGGGITEDNAQEWLDKGAEKVIVTSYLFPGGKFDEDRLLRLSQKVGKDRLVVDISCRKRENGWIVAMNGWKTLTDMSVTKDSIKLIERYCSELLIHAADVEGLCQGIDEELVTRLGEWVSVPCTYAGGARDISDLGLVDRLSNGKVDLTFGSSLDIFGGTGVKFEELVEVDKKAKEASA is encoded by the exons atgtcatcttcctcctcgtccagccGTCGACATTCTCAATTCCGACCCTGTATCGACCTCCATGCGGGTGTTGTCAAGCAGATTGTAGGGGGGACATTGGACTTGACTTCggaaggtcaaggtggtcaagggcCGAAAGAGAACTTCGTAGCGAC AAATCCTCCATCGTTCTATGCAAACCTGTACAAGTCCCACTCGCTCGTCGGAGGACATATCATCAAGCTCGGACCGGGCAACGACGAAGCTGCGACTGAAGCACTGAGTACTTGGGAAGGGGGCATGCaagttggaggagggataACAGAGGATAATGCACAAGAATGGTTAGATAAAGGTgctgagaag GTCATAGTCACAAGCTACCTTTTTCCAGGGGGCAAATTCGACGAAGATCGATTACTGAGATTATCACAAAAAGTTGGTAAAGACAGATTAGTAGTTGATATCAG TTGTCGAAAGCGGGAGAATGGATGGATAGTAGCCATGAACGGATGGAAGACTTTGACCGATATGTCTGTaacgaaag ATAGCATAAAGCTCATCGAACGATATTGCTCTGAGCTGCTCATCCACGCCGCGGACGTCGAAGGTCTGTGTCAAGGTATCGACGAGGAACTTGTTACTC GATTGGGAGAATGGGTTAGCGTACCTTGTACCTATGCCGGTGGGgcgagag ACATATCCGACCTGGGGCTTGTCGACCGACTGTCGAACGGTAAGGTGGACCTGACCTTTGGATCATCGCTCGATATTTTCGGTGGAACAGGTGTCAAGTTTGAAGAGCTTGTCGAGGTGGAtaagaaggcgaaggaggctTCTGCATGA